One Burkholderia sp. 9120 genomic window, GCGCTACGGCAACGACGTGCTGCGCGTTCCCGCCGTCCACAAGGACGGGCGGGCCTTGTCGATTGCCTTCACGGTCGCGTTGCTGCATTCGCCGCAAAACGAACTCAACGGCATCGTCGCCGTGATTCGCGACGAGACCAGCCGTTTCCACGAAGATCGTCTGCTGCGCAAACGGCTTGCGGAACTGGAAGCGTCGGCGGCCTAGTCCTGTGAGCGGCAACGTGAGTCCCCGCGGTGCGCGTTAGTCGAGCTTGAATTGCGTCACTGCGCCCGCGAGGCTCACCGCCTGGCTCTGCAACGCGGCGGCCGCCGCAGTCGATTGCTCGACCAGCGCGGCGTTCTGCTGAACCATTTCGTCGAGCTGGCTGACGGCGCGATTCACTTCCTGAATGCCGCGCGTCTGTTCGTTCGCGGCCTGGGTGATTTCGGAAATGATGGTGGTGACGTTGGCGACGTTGCTGACGATCTCCGTCATCGTTTCGCCGGCCTGACGCACCTGACCCGACCCCGACGTGACGCTCGCCACCGTCGATTCGATCAGCGCCTTGATTTCCTTCGCGGCCTGCGCGCTGCGTTGCGCGAGACTACGCACTTCGCCGGCCACCACCGCGAAACCGCGCCCCTGTTCACCAGCGCGTGCGGCTTCCACTGCGGCGTTTAGCGCAAGGATGTTGGTCTGGAACGCGATGCCGTCGATCACGCCGATGATTTCGGCGATCTTCACCGACGCGTGTTCGATTTCGCCCATCGTCGTAATCACTTCCGCGATCACCACGCCGCCGCGCGAAGCCACTTTCGACGCGGACACGGCAGTGTCGTCGGCCTGCTTCGCGGCGCTTGCCGAGTGCGTGACCGTCGAGGTGATTTCTTCCATCGACGCCGCAGTTTGCTGCAAGCTCGCTGCCGCCGATTCGGTGCGGCCCGACAGATCCACGTTGCCTGCGGCGATTTCATTCGCGGCCACGCGCACCGATTCGCTGGCATCGCGAATCTGGCGCATTACATGGCTGATTTTGTCGATGAAGGTGTTGAACGAGCGCGCGATCTGCGCGACTTCATCGTTACCGTCGGCGGGCAGGCGATGGGTCAGATCGCCGTCACCCGAGCCGATTGCGTCCATCGCGTCGCGTACGTTCGAGAGGCGCTTGAACGACACGGCGGTGACGGCCGCCACGACGGCTGCGGCAATCCCCGCGATTACGACCAGCGCGATCAGCGAAGCCGTCAGCAACGAACGCATGCCGGCGGTGGCTTCCGCTTTATCCAGCGCGACGACCGCATACCAGTCGGTGCCGGGAATCGCTTCGGCGCGCAGCAGTTTGGCGCTGCCGTTCACGTCGACTTCGAGCGGATGTTCGGCGGTGAAGAGGGCAGAGAGTTTTTCGCCGGTGAGTGCGGGGACAAGATCCGACACCGGCCTCAACGTCAGCTTCGAATCCGGATGCGCAACGATATGGCCGCTCGCGTCGATCAACATGCCGAAGCTCGCGGGCGTCGGATGAATCGCCTTGACGTTGGCGATCACGCTGTCCATCGCGACGTCACCGGAGACCACTGCTTTCACCACGCCGTCGCGCACCACCGGCGCGGCGAACGAGACCACCAGTTTGCCGGTGCCCATATCCACGTACGGCGGCGTCACCACCGGCTTGCCGGCCGTGGCGGCCTGCTTGTACCAGGGGCGGCCGGTCGGATTGTAGTCGGGTGGGATGCCGGTCGGGTCGGTGAACTTCCAGGTCTTGTCCGCGTACCCGACGTACACGTTGGTGAACTTGCCGGCAGCGGCGACCTGCTTCAACGCGGTGAGCGGATCGGGCTGCAGCACGGCGTCCTGCAGCGAGTCGATCATCTGGCCATGGGTGGCGATCCAGTCGCCGATCCCGTCCGTGTGACCGCTTTCGACGGCGCTCAGACTGCTTTCGATCGCGTCGGCGTTATACGAACTGGCGACGAGATAGTTGAGGCCCGCGTTGGTGGCGAGCGCAACCACAACGATAGCGACGCACAGGGCGACGATGCGCGCGCGAATGGAAGAGAACATGTCGGGAGTTTTTCGGAGTAGGGGTGAGTCGTGGCTGGTGAGGCAGGCGCCTCACCAAAGATAAACCTTCCCGGCGCCGTTCCAGCGCACCGGGAAGGATCGATACTCAAGCCCAGGGCAACGAGTACGTCTTCACATGCGTGAAACTCTTCATCGCTTCCTGCACGCCTTCCTTGTAGCCCAGACCGGAGTCCTTGATGCCGCCGAACGGCGTGAGTTCCAGCCGATACCCCGGCACTTCGCGCACATTGACACTGCCGACTTCCAGCTCGGCGATGAAACGCGCGATGTAGTCCATGCGATTCGTGCACACCGAAGACGACAGGCCATAGTCGGTCGAATTCGAAATGCGGATCGCGTCGTCGATATCGCGGAAACGGATCACCGGCGACACCGGTCCGAAGGTTTCGTATTTGACGAGCGGCATGTCGGGC contains:
- a CDS encoding methyl-accepting chemotaxis protein, whose translation is MFSSIRARIVALCVAIVVVALATNAGLNYLVASSYNADAIESSLSAVESGHTDGIGDWIATHGQMIDSLQDAVLQPDPLTALKQVAAAGKFTNVYVGYADKTWKFTDPTGIPPDYNPTGRPWYKQAATAGKPVVTPPYVDMGTGKLVVSFAAPVVRDGVVKAVVSGDVAMDSVIANVKAIHPTPASFGMLIDASGHIVAHPDSKLTLRPVSDLVPALTGEKLSALFTAEHPLEVDVNGSAKLLRAEAIPGTDWYAVVALDKAEATAGMRSLLTASLIALVVIAGIAAAVVAAVTAVSFKRLSNVRDAMDAIGSGDGDLTHRLPADGNDEVAQIARSFNTFIDKISHVMRQIRDASESVRVAANEIAAGNVDLSGRTESAAASLQQTAASMEEITSTVTHSASAAKQADDTAVSASKVASRGGVVIAEVITTMGEIEHASVKIAEIIGVIDGIAFQTNILALNAAVEAARAGEQGRGFAVVAGEVRSLAQRSAQAAKEIKALIESTVASVTSGSGQVRQAGETMTEIVSNVANVTTIISEITQAANEQTRGIQEVNRAVSQLDEMVQQNAALVEQSTAAAAALQSQAVSLAGAVTQFKLD